The Triticum aestivum cultivar Chinese Spring unplaced genomic scaffold, IWGSC CS RefSeq v2.1 scaffold205150, whole genome shotgun sequence region AAAAAAAAAAATCTACGAGCGGAGTTTATATGCCTGGGACACTCTGATCTGAGAAGAATTTCCATAAAACTTGCAAGATTCCTTCTAGTCATAGGCTGCCAAAGTTAGAAGGAAATACTCTACTCCATATGAGCTAGCTCAGCAAAGGCCTTCTCTGACAATGGCATTTGGAAGAGCTCATGAAGATGTCCAACTGAGAGCTGCATATTTTTTTGCCAACATTCACTTGATTTGCTCTATATCAATTAATTTTCCTACTAACCAAAAGAAGGTGAACTCTCCGAAATGCATTGAAAGTGCACGAGGCATGATTCTTCTAGACATGAATGGTATATGTGGCCACGTGGGGTAATGAAACGAGTCTCTAACTGACGTGATTATATGTACGTCAAGGATGCGGGCTCCCCGGTTGTCCTATAAATACCCGGAGGACTAACAGACTTAGATGCACCAAGCAAGACTGTCCTCAAGCACAAGTCTTGAAACATCTGTCTATTACCGATCTGTTCCACAAATTGCCTTCTATCCTACTCCATATAACACCCTTCCCAGCTCATCCAAAGATGACTCTTGGTACTCTTGTTATCATGGTGACTTTGCTGGTGTGTTTTGTCTTGAAGAATATAAGAGTGCTACTGTCCCAGCAGCAACATGGGCGACGAGGCAGGCTGCCCCCGGGGCCTGTCACGCTGCCCATCATCGGTAACATGCACCAGCTGATTCTGAACAAGGCAGCGGTATTCCGGTGGATCCATGGCCTGCTCAAGGAGATGAAAACAGACATCATGTGCCTCCGTCTTGGGGCTACTCATGTCATTGTGGTGGCATGCCCACAGATAGCCTGTGAGGTACTGCGAACAAAAGATGAAGTTTTCGCCTCCCGTCCCACCACCTTCGCCTCAGGCTTATTCAGCTTCGGGTACAAGGGCTCCATCTTCTCACCACAAGGAGAGCAGTGGAAGAAGATGGGGCGTGTCCTCACCGTTGAGATCCTCGCCTCGTCCATGGAGGGAAAGCTCCACCACCTCCGGAAAGAGGAGTATGACCACCTTGTGAGGTACATTAATAAAACTCTTTCCAGTGACATGGCATGTCCAATCAACATTGTCAACATTCGTCATGTAACCCAACACTACGTTGGTAACATGATAAGAAGGCTTGTGTTCGGTAAAAGATACTTCAGTGACCTACCAGCTTCATCCACTAGTGGGGCTGGACATGATGAGGTGGCACATGTTGCCGCTCTCTTCACAGTCCTCAACCATCTCTACAGCTTTTGCGTGTCCGACTACTTCCCAGCCCTCATAGGCCTCGACCTGGATGGCCATGAAAAGGTTTCCAAGGATGCCATGCAAACAATCAACCGGTTGCATGATCCTATTATAGAGGAGCGAATCCGCAAAAGGTCATCCACTCTTGAGAAATTTGGTGAAAAGAAAGAGGCCAGAGACTTTCTGGACGTCCTGGTTCATCTTAAAGATGCAGAGGGACAACCAATGCTTTCCCTAGAAGAGATTAGAGCACAAACAGCGGTTAGTATGTCATCTTAACCTCAATAAAAAGTTCATTCATTGTTCTTCGATCCATATTATACATGCATTGACCTTTTCTGTTGTGTTATACTGATTACTTTATTTAATCTCAAATCTATGGATGTAGGAAATGATGTTTGCAGCAGTCGATAACCCATCTAATGCGGTTGAGTGGGCACTCGCTGAGATGATGAACATGCCAGAGATCATGCAAAAAGCAACAGAGGAACTCGATGCTGTCGTCGGTAAAGATAGACTGGTGCAGGAGTCTGACATTCCTCAGCTAA contains the following coding sequences:
- the LOC123177321 gene encoding tyrosine N-monooxygenase (The sequence of the model RefSeq protein was modified relative to this genomic sequence to represent the inferred CDS: added 68 bases not found in genome assembly), translated to MTLGTLVIMVTLLVCFVLKNIRVLLSQQQHGRRGRLPPGPVTLPIIGNMHQLILNKAAVFRWIHGLLKEMKTDIMCLRLGATHVIVVACPQIACEVLRTKDEVFASRPTTFASGLFSFGYKGSIFSPQGEQWKKMGRVLTVEILASSMEGKLHHLRKEEYDHLVRYINKTLSSDMACPINIVNIRHVTQHYVGNMIRRLVFGKRYFSDLPASSTSGAGHDEVAHVAALFTVLNHLYSFCVSDYFPALIGLDLDGHEKVSKDAMQTINRLHDPIIEERIRKRSSTLEKFGEKKEARDFLDVLVHLKDAEGQPMLSLEEIRAQTAEMMFAAVDNPSNAVEWALAEMMNMPEIMQKATEELDAVVGKDRLVQESDIPQLNYLKSCIREAFRLHPYHALNVPHVAMADTTIAGYTIPKDSHILLSRLGLGRNPKIWTEPLEFQPERHLNTANVLLTDPGLRFISFSSGRRGCPGISLGTSMTMMLFARMLHGFTWTKLPGVKSISLQERNAGLALAEPLVLQATPRLAAHLYI